Genomic DNA from Panthera leo isolate Ple1 chromosome E3, P.leo_Ple1_pat1.1, whole genome shotgun sequence:
ccttaaccgactgagtcacccaggcacccctatttgagCCACTTATTGAACAAGAATCAGTTGGCTCTGAATGAGACCTGAAGGCCTCTCTAATGTGGCCTTTAATGCATTAGCTTGCTGCCTTTGGCTTTGGCTGCTCATCAGCCTTTCTGCCTTAGAAAGCTTTCTTCTGTTTAGAGTTGCAGGGAATGCAGAGGACAAGTACAGCCAGGGCCAGTTTCCAGAAGGTGGCTCTATGTTTGGCAACAAGAAGAGGTTTGGAATCTTTGTGAGGTGGCCTAGTATAAGCTGGTGGGTCCCTGGGCTGATCCCCTGACACTGAATTATCTACCATCAGGGAGACTCTGGGGGCCCCCTGGTCTGTGAGGAAGGCGGCCAATGGTTCCAGGCAGGAATCACCAGCTTTGGCTTTGGCTGTGGACGGAGGAACCGCCCTGGAGTCTTCACTGCTGTGGCCCCCTATGAGGCATGGATACGGGAACAGGTGATGGGCTCAGAACCTGGGCCTGCCTTTCCCACCCAGTCCTGGGAGCCCCAGCCAGGTCCCTGGGAGCCCACGGATGAGAACTGCACCATTGCCCTGCCAGGTAAGGGAGAAGGACCCCTAGATGTCACCTGGACATGGAAGATTTGAGTTGGGGTGGAAACTGCTGGTGGCCTGGGAGGCCCCCTGACCCAAGTCTCTCACCCCTCAGAGTGCGGGAAGGCACCAAGGCCAGGGACCTGGCCCTGGGAGGCGCAGGTGATGGTGCCAGGATCCAGACCCTGCCATGGGGCGCTGGTGTCTGAAAGCTGGGTCTTGGCACCTGCCAGCTGCTTTCTGGAGTGAGTGAAAACGCAGTCttagattttttcccctccccccccccccccccatcggcCTGAGACACTATCGACCtgtccccagcccttcccctgggTAGGGTAGGAGTAGGGGGGAAGGGCACATCGGTCTGGAGTGCGGGGTTTCACAGGCAGGTGTAGGATCCAGCTTGCAAAGCGGGATCCTAGTCTACTGGGGGCGAGTACGGGGTAGTATAAATTCTATCAAGGATGCCGGGTTCTCTGGAAATCCAGAGTCCAAGCCAGAcatgtgtgggtttgagccgaGTGTGCAGGATGTGGCCCACGTCCCAGTTTCCCCCAACCAGCAGCCCCATCAACCCAGACCTCCTGCCCCGAGACCTAGACAACTGGCGCGTGCTACTGCCCTCGCGTCCGCGCGCAGAGCTGGTGTCACGCTTCGTGCCGCACGAGAATGCCTCATGGGACGACACCTCGGATCTGGCGCTGCTGCAGCTGCAAACGCCGGTGAACCTGAGCACCGCCTCGCGGCCAGTGTGCCTACCTCACCCAGAACACTATTTCCTGCCCAGGAGCCGCTGTCGCCTGGCGCGCTGGGGCCGCGGGGGTGAGCAGGGGCCCCACGCAGGGCTGGGCGGAGCCGGGCCGGACTCCTCTGCAGCGCAggctccctttcttttctcttccagaacCTGAGCCCGGACCCAGCACACTGCTTGAGGCAGAGCTGTTGGGCGGCTGGTGGTGTCACTGCCTGTATGGCCGCCAGGGGGAGTCAGTGCCGCCGCCAGGAGACCCTCCACACGCGCTCTGCCCCGCCtaccaggaagaggaagaggcggGCCGCTGCTGGGTGAGCGACGGGGGCGGGGCCCGCGGGTCTTTATGCGAGTGGTTGCCAGGGCAGGGTCTGAGAGGAACTAGGAATGAGGCGGAGCACTCTGCGGGCAGGGACGGGATTAAGGCGGGGCCTCTCGCTGGGGGCGGAGCCTAGCCCTGGAGGACTTTGGGGAGGGGCTTGAGACGGGCCCTGGGCGATGTCTGACCTTCTTGCTACCCCTAGATTTAAAGAGAATCTTAAAGTGAGGGCTGACTTCTTACACAGATTACTATTGGAGCCTGGCTTGGAGGAGGTGGGACTTGTTTTGTCTGagtacgagagagagagagagagagagagagagagagagagaggagtacagGAAAGCCCCAGGACCTTTGATAGCCTCTCATCAACTTGCACATGCTCTTGCTGCAGAACTACTCTCATTGGAGCCTTCTGTGCCAGGAAGAGGGGACCTGGTTCCTGGCTGGAATCAGCGACTTCTCCAGTGGCTGCCTACGTCCCAGAGCCTTCTACCCCCTGCAGACCCATGGCCCGTGGATCAGCCATGTGACTCGGGGAGCCTACCTGGAAGACCAGCTGACTTGGGACTGGGGCCCTGAGGGGGAGGAGACTGAGACACAGGCTTGTCCCCCTCACACAGAACATGGTGGTGAGGGCTTAGGGCTTAGAGGGCTTTGGGGCTCCTGCGTGTGCTAAGATCCATGGCAGACCCTTCAGGGGTCAGCTGTGGAGCCCTCACTTAGGTGGTCACCTCCTCTCCCCTAGCCTGTGGCCTGCGGCCAGAGCCAGCTGTGATGGGTATCCTGTGGCCCTGGCTGGCAGAAGTGCATGTGGCTGGAAATCAAGTCTGCACTGGGATCCTAGTGGCCCCAGGCTGGGTCGTGGCAGCCACTCACTGTGTCCTCAGGTGGGTCTCACCCATCTCTTGGGCaagagggaagaaatggaaagatgggcaaaaggacttttaaaatagTGGGATATAATCCCTTTAGGGCTCTTACAGTACAGGGAACCACTACAAGTGTTTTGAGATAGAAGagaaatttggaaagagaaataatgaaggaGCTAATGGAATGACCTTGGAGTTCATTCTGCCCTGTCCTCTGGATTGGGCAGGACTTTACAGCAATTCGGGGAGCAGGAGGTCACATTGGGCTTTGTTCCAACAGGCCGGGCTTTACAACAGTGCCTTATATTGAAGTGTACCTGGGCCGGGCAGGGGCTAGCCCCCTCCCACAGGGCCACCAGGTATCCCGGTTGGTCATCAGCATCCGTCTGCCCCGACACCTGGGACTTAGGCCCCCCCTTGCCCTCCTGGAGCTGAGCTCCCGGGTGGAACCTTCGCCATCAGCCTTGCCCATCTGCCTTCACCCAGGGGGTATCCCCCTGGGGGCCAGCTGTTGGGTGCTGGGCTGGAAGGACACCCGAGACCGAGGTGAGAGAGCCCAGGGTCCTGGGTGTGAGAGGTGACTGAAGGCCAGAATCCCTGTGACaaccctctctcctctctctagtTCCTGTGGCTGCAGCTGTCTCCATCTTGACGCCACGACTCTGTCACTGTCTCTATCAAGGCATTCTGCCTCCTGGGACTCTCTGTGTTCTGTATTCAGAGGGTCAAGAGGATAGGTGTGAGGTAAAGGGGCCTGGGCGTCCTggtccagggaggggagaggcagtgcTGGGCAGCTGGACcctagagagagagcagggttgGAATTCTTGAGTGCTGGGCCCCAAATGGGAAGAAGTGTGCTTCCTAGCTGGACCTCGGAGAGAGACCAGGGGCCTGGATGCCTAAGGATGTAGAGAAGTAGTGCTTTGTGGTTGGACTCTAAGGAGAAGGTGCGGTGAATCAGAAGGAAGGGTAAGAGACCCTTTTGGGCTTGGCCCTGACACTGCAGGTGACCTCAGCACCTCCGCTCCTGTGCCAGACCGAGGGAGGCTCCTGGGTCCTCATGGGCATGGCTGTTCGAGGGAGCCGGGAGCTATTTGCTGCCATTGGCCCTGAAGAAGCCTGGATCTCCCAGACAGTAGGGGAGGCCCATTTCCTGCCTCCCAATGGCTACCCCCACTGGCCCCCTGAAGGCAGCGACCTCTGCCCCCCCGACCTGGCGAGGGCC
This window encodes:
- the PRSS36 gene encoding polyserase-2 isoform X3, whose translation is MSQHLLLPFVILAISPIPGALQDSALSPTQEEPEDLDCGRPEPSTRIMGGSEAQPGSWPWQVSLHQRGGHICGGSLIAPSWVLSAAHCFVTNGTLEPATEWSVLLGVHSQDGPLDSAHARAVAAILVPDNYSSVELGADLALLRLASPARLGPAVRPICLPRASHRFAHGTACWATGWGDIQEEDPLPLPWALQEVELRLLGEAACQCLYSRAGPFNLTFQLLPGMLCAGYPEGRRDTCQGDSGGPLVCEEGGQWFQAGITSFGFGCGRRNRPGVFTAVAPYEAWIREQVMGSEPGPAFPTQSWEPQPGPWEPTDENCTIALPECGKAPRPGTWPWEAQVMVPGSRPCHGALVSESWVLAPASCFLDPINPDLLPRDLDNWRVLLPSRPRAELVSRFVPHENASWDDTSDLALLQLQTPVNLSTASRPVCLPHPEHYFLPRSRCRLARWGRGEPEPGPSTLLEAELLGGWWCHCLYGRQGESVPPPGDPPHALCPAYQEEEEAGRCWNYSHWSLLCQEEGTWFLAGISDFSSGCLRPRAFYPLQTHGPWISHVTRGAYLEDQLTWDWGPEGEETETQACPPHTEHGACGLRPEPAVMGILWPWLAEVHVAGNQVCTGILVAPGWVVAATHCVLRPGFTTVPYIEVYLGRAGASPLPQGHQVTSAPPLLCQTEGGSWVLMGMAVRGSRELFAAIGPEEAWISQTVGEAHFLPPNGYPHWPPEGSDLCPPDLARASGSPQAALLLLLLLLPLIQG
- the PRSS36 gene encoding polyserase-2 isoform X1 produces the protein MSQHLLLPFVILAISPIPGALQDSALSPTQEEPEDLDCGRPEPSTRIMGGSEAQPGSWPWQVSLHQRGGHICGGSLIAPSWVLSAAHCFVTNGTLEPATEWSVLLGVHSQDGPLDSAHARAVAAILVPDNYSSVELGADLALLRLASPARLGPAVRPICLPRASHRFAHGTACWATGWGDIQEEDPLPLPWALQEVELRLLGEAACQCLYSRAGPFNLTFQLLPGMLCAGYPEGRRDTCQGDSGGPLVCEEGGQWFQAGITSFGFGCGRRNRPGVFTAVAPYEAWIREQVMGSEPGPAFPTQSWEPQPGPWEPTDENCTIALPECGKAPRPGTWPWEAQVMVPGSRPCHGALVSESWVLAPASCFLDPINPDLLPRDLDNWRVLLPSRPRAELVSRFVPHENASWDDTSDLALLQLQTPVNLSTASRPVCLPHPEHYFLPRSRCRLARWGRGEPEPGPSTLLEAELLGGWWCHCLYGRQGESVPPPGDPPHALCPAYQEEEEAGRCWNYSHWSLLCQEEGTWFLAGISDFSSGCLRPRAFYPLQTHGPWISHVTRGAYLEDQLTWDWGPEGEETETQACPPHTEHGACGLRPEPAVMGILWPWLAEVHVAGNQVCTGILVAPGWVVAATHCVLRPGFTTVPYIEVYLGRAGASPLPQGHQVSRLVISIRLPRHLGLRPPLALLELSSRVEPSPSALPICLHPGGIPLGASCWVLGWKDTRDRVPVAAAVSILTPRLCHCLYQGILPPGTLCVLYSEGQEDRCEVTSAPPLLCQTEGGSWVLMGMAVRGSRELFAAIGPEEAWISQTVGEAHFLPPNGYPHWPPEGSDLCPPDLARASGSPQAALLLLLLLLPLIQG
- the PRSS36 gene encoding polyserase-2 isoform X2, translating into MSQHLLLPFVILAISPIPGALQDSALSPTQEEPEDLDCGRPEPSTRIMGGSEAQPGSWPWQVSLHQRGGHICGGSLIAPSWVLSAAHCFVTNGTLEPATEWSVLLGVHSQDGPLDSAHARAVAAILVPDNYSSVELGADLALLRLASPARLGPAVRPICLPRASHRFAHGTACWATGWGDIQEEDPLPLPWALQEVELRLLGEAACQCLYSRAGPFNLTFQLLPGMLCAGYPEGRRDTCQGDSGGPLVCEEGGQWFQAGITSFGFGCGRRNRPGVFTAVAPYEAWIREQVMGSEPGPAFPTQSWEPQPGPWEPTDENCTIALPECGKAPRPGTWPWEAQVMVPGSRPCHGALVSESWVLAPASCFLDPINPDLLPRDLDNWRVLLPSRPRAELVSRFVPHENASWDDTSDLALLQLQTPVNLSTASRPVCLPHPEHYFLPRSRCRLARWGRGEPEPGPSTLLEAELLGGWWCHCLYGRQGESVPPPGDPPHALCPAYQEEEENYSHWSLLCQEEGTWFLAGISDFSSGCLRPRAFYPLQTHGPWISHVTRGAYLEDQLTWDWGPEGEETETQACPPHTEHGACGLRPEPAVMGILWPWLAEVHVAGNQVCTGILVAPGWVVAATHCVLRPGFTTVPYIEVYLGRAGASPLPQGHQVSRLVISIRLPRHLGLRPPLALLELSSRVEPSPSALPICLHPGGIPLGASCWVLGWKDTRDRVPVAAAVSILTPRLCHCLYQGILPPGTLCVLYSEGQEDRCEVTSAPPLLCQTEGGSWVLMGMAVRGSRELFAAIGPEEAWISQTVGEAHFLPPNGYPHWPPEGSDLCPPDLARASGSPQAALLLLLLLLPLIQG